In Aliarcobacter faecis, a genomic segment contains:
- the tatB gene encoding Sec-independent protein translocase protein TatB: MFGMGITEILLIAIVAIIALGPEKLPDAMVKIARLFNSVKKGLNDAKTTLDNELNIKELKDEANKFKAQIEDTKASLSVDTKFDLGLDDILKDDLKQDNEVEKIKEKFAKVNEEKALEKKEEKFSLKNSEEVK; this comes from the coding sequence ATGTTTGGAATGGGAATAACTGAAATTTTACTTATTGCAATTGTTGCTATTATTGCACTTGGACCTGAAAAATTACCAGATGCAATGGTTAAAATAGCAAGACTTTTTAATAGTGTAAAGAAGGGTTTAAATGATGCAAAGACAACTCTTGATAATGAGTTAAATATCAAAGAGTTAAAAGATGAAGCAAATAAATTTAAAGCTCAAATAGAAGATACAAAAGCATCTTTAAGTGTTGATACTAAATTTGATTTAGGACTAGATGATATTTTAAAAGATGATTTAAAACAAGATAATGAGGTAGAAAAAATTAAAGAAAAATTTGCAAAAGTAAATGAAGAGAAAGCTTTAGAAAAAAAAGAGGAAAAATTCTCTTTAAAAAACAGTGAGGAAGTTAAATAA
- the tatC gene encoding twin-arginine translocase subunit TatC encodes MFEDLKPHIADLRKRLVISSISIIAMFFICFNFYEPILEWMMVPVKHALPAGTSMIAVEIQETFFTAMKVAFFAGFIFSLPVIFWQLWLFLAPGLYEHEKKLVIPFVFFATLMFLIGASFAYYIVVPIGFDFLIAFGNSVVSVLPSIGKYVEFFTKLMIGFGIAFELPVITFFLAKIGLVTDETLKGFFRYAVVLIFIVAAILTPPDVISQILMALPLLFLYGVSIYIAKVFNPAQKEEEEE; translated from the coding sequence ATGTTTGAAGATTTAAAACCACATATTGCAGATTTAAGAAAAAGATTAGTTATTTCATCTATTAGCATTATTGCTATGTTTTTTATATGTTTTAATTTTTATGAGCCAATTTTAGAATGGATGATGGTTCCAGTTAAACATGCTCTTCCTGCTGGAACTTCAATGATTGCAGTTGAAATTCAAGAAACATTTTTTACAGCTATGAAAGTAGCATTTTTTGCAGGATTTATATTCTCTTTACCAGTTATTTTCTGGCAATTATGGTTATTTTTAGCTCCAGGATTATATGAACATGAAAAAAAATTAGTTATTCCTTTCGTATTTTTTGCAACTTTAATGTTTTTAATTGGTGCTTCATTTGCTTATTATATCGTTGTGCCTATTGGATTTGATTTCTTAATTGCATTTGGAAATAGTGTCGTTAGTGTATTACCTAGCATTGGAAAATATGTAGAATTTTTTACAAAACTAATGATTGGTTTTGGGATTGCATTTGAGTTACCTGTTATTACATTTTTTCTTGCAAAAATTGGACTTGTAACAGATGAAACTTTAAAAGGTTTCTTTAGATATGCAGTTGTTTTAATATTTATTGTTGCAGCAATTTTAACTCCACCAGATGTTATAAGTCAAATTTTAATGGCTCTTCCTCTACTATTTTTATATGGAGTTTCAATCTATATAGCAAAAGTCTTTAATCCTGCACAAAAAGAAGAGGAAGAAGAATAA
- the queA gene encoding tRNA preQ1(34) S-adenosylmethionine ribosyltransferase-isomerase QueA: MKDFLKTSSYDFFLPPEQIATSPAIPAHSAKLLVYNRKENSITHAIFKDILNFLPEDLTIFLNDTKVIKARIFGEKQSGAKIELLLNKPLFMDRFLVMIRGKVKVGTILLFDENLTAEILELNEDGSRVVEFFKDKKKLDFSSLVEVLNKIGHIPLPPYINREDTKEDETNYQTLFAKKDGAVAAPTASLHFTKELLEKIEKKYGLNYLTLHVGAGTFKPVDVEDILSHPMHSEYFEISKECKQKIDNAKNILAVGTTVTRTLEFYARKNMICGECDLFLNPANKPLIVNHLLTNFHLPKSTLIMLVASFIGLEKTLELYEIAIKNDYRFYSYGDAMLII, encoded by the coding sequence TTGAAAGATTTTTTAAAAACATCTAGTTATGATTTTTTTCTTCCACCAGAGCAAATAGCTACATCTCCAGCTATTCCTGCCCATAGTGCTAAACTTTTAGTTTATAATAGAAAGGAAAATAGTATAACTCATGCTATTTTTAAAGATATTTTAAATTTTTTACCAGAAGATTTAACAATATTTTTAAATGATACAAAAGTAATAAAAGCTAGAATTTTTGGAGAAAAACAAAGTGGAGCAAAAATAGAGCTTCTCTTAAATAAACCTCTTTTTATGGATAGATTTTTAGTAATGATAAGAGGAAAAGTTAAAGTTGGTACAATTTTACTTTTTGATGAAAATCTAACTGCTGAAATTTTAGAATTAAATGAAGATGGAAGTAGAGTTGTAGAGTTTTTTAAAGATAAAAAAAAGCTAGATTTTAGCTCTTTAGTTGAAGTTTTAAATAAAATTGGTCATATTCCACTTCCACCATATATAAATAGAGAAGATACAAAAGAGGACGAAACAAACTATCAAACACTTTTTGCAAAAAAAGATGGAGCTGTTGCAGCACCAACAGCTTCTCTACACTTTACAAAAGAGCTTTTAGAGAAAATAGAAAAAAAATATGGATTAAACTATCTAACTTTACATGTTGGAGCTGGAACTTTTAAGCCTGTTGATGTTGAAGATATCTTATCTCATCCAATGCACAGTGAATATTTTGAGATAAGTAAAGAGTGTAAACAAAAAATTGATAATGCAAAAAATATTTTAGCAGTTGGTACAACAGTTACTAGAACTTTAGAATTTTATGCTAGAAAGAATATGATTTGTGGAGAGTGTGATCTATTTTTAAATCCAGCAAATAAACCTTTAATAGTAAACCATCTTTTAACAAATTTTCACCTCCCAAAATCAACTTTGATAATGCTTGTTGCCTCTTTTATAGGCTTAGAAAAAACTTTAGAACTATATGAGATTGCTATAAAAAATGATTATAGATTTTACTCTTATGGCGATGCTATGCTTATAATTTAA